Proteins from a single region of Candidatus Ozemobacteraceae bacterium:
- a CDS encoding response regulator, with translation MAQRIKVFIADDMIELRSNVRRMLSTLDNVRVVGEAGDGDEALKLIRELSPHVVLMDINMPKLDGLKATETLTKERPNIQVIIMSIQSEQEYFRRAMKAGAKDFLTKPFSGSELSEAILNVFNQWVKDTPDALVEEQKAQVLTFFSTKGGVGKTTLATNLAVSLARLGKHTLLIDTSLQFGDVAITLNQKCNRNIYGIIQDNKDEVSPEDIEKNTVRHPSGLELLLAPIEPAYAESIKAQHIKQILDHVSENYQFIIFDTAPHIGDLELAILDRTDLVLLVATLEISSLKNTKLCLKTFSDIKFDTNKIKLVLNKDFPHAGIGCKDIEAGLAIPLFSTVPMDMATAQQALNQGEPFVVKSPDTPLAKTIKDMAMTIAGVEREAPAEEQESVIDKFKNILLRVLNQGR, from the coding sequence ATGGCGCAACGCATCAAGGTGTTCATAGCCGACGACATGATCGAGCTCCGCTCGAACGTGCGCCGCATGCTGAGCACCCTTGACAATGTACGCGTCGTCGGCGAAGCCGGTGACGGCGACGAAGCCCTCAAGTTGATACGAGAGTTGTCGCCGCACGTCGTCCTGATGGACATCAACATGCCGAAACTGGATGGCCTCAAGGCCACGGAAACGCTCACCAAGGAGCGGCCGAACATCCAGGTCATCATCATGTCGATCCAGAGCGAGCAGGAGTATTTCCGCCGGGCGATGAAAGCCGGCGCGAAAGACTTCCTCACGAAGCCCTTTTCCGGAAGCGAGTTGTCGGAAGCGATCCTGAACGTCTTCAATCAGTGGGTGAAGGACACCCCCGATGCGCTTGTAGAAGAGCAAAAGGCGCAGGTCCTGACGTTCTTCTCAACGAAGGGCGGCGTCGGCAAGACCACGCTGGCGACGAACCTCGCGGTAAGCCTGGCCAGACTGGGCAAGCATACGCTCCTGATCGACACGTCGCTTCAGTTCGGCGACGTCGCGATCACGCTGAACCAGAAATGCAACCGAAACATCTACGGCATCATCCAGGACAACAAGGATGAGGTCTCGCCCGAAGACATCGAGAAGAACACGGTTCGCCACCCGAGCGGTCTCGAACTGCTCCTGGCGCCCATCGAGCCGGCATACGCCGAGTCGATCAAGGCCCAGCACATCAAGCAGATTCTCGATCACGTATCGGAGAACTACCAGTTCATCATTTTCGACACCGCACCGCACATCGGCGACCTCGAACTGGCCATCCTCGATCGCACGGATCTCGTGCTGCTCGTGGCGACTCTCGAGATCAGCTCGCTGAAGAACACGAAATTGTGTCTGAAAACCTTTTCCGACATCAAGTTCGACACGAACAAGATCAAGCTGGTCCTCAACAAGGATTTCCCGCACGCCGGCATCGGATGCAAGGATATCGAGGCGGGTCTCGCCATCCCGCTTTTCTCGACCGTTCCGATGGATATGGCGACGGCGCAGCAGGCACTTAACCAAGGTGAACCTTTTGTGGTAAAATCCCCTGACACTCCGTTGGCCAAAACCATAAAAGACATGGCCATGACGATCGCCGGCGTGGAGAGAGAGGCTCCCGCGGAAGAGCAGGAGAGTGTCATCGACAAGTTCAAAAACATCCTACTTCGGGTCTTGAATCAAGGGAGGTAA
- a CDS encoding DegT/DnrJ/EryC1/StrS family aminotransferase, whose product MKVPLLDLKPQYAQIKDKVVPEVLSIMESQGFILGPRVEKMEQELAAYTGAKYAVGVSSGTDALLLSLMALGIGTGDEVITTPYSFFATAGAIARVGARAVFVDIEPDTYNIDASKIAAAITPRTKAILPVHLFGQCADMDAIMSVARQHKLPVIEDACQSIGSSFNDKQAGTIGDFGCFSFFPSKNLGCFGDGGLVTTNDEQLYQHVKKLRVHGGERQYHHLEVGINGRLDALQAAVISVKLPHLAAWTEGRRKNAARYNELLAGNKTVRTPVAKPGRYHIYNQYVISVERRDELKQFLTEKEIGCAVYYPLSLHEQECFKSLGYKHGDFPNSEAAAQHTLALPVYSELPDGAVEYVASAINEFTKR is encoded by the coding sequence ATGAAGGTCCCGCTGTTGGATCTCAAGCCTCAATACGCCCAGATCAAGGACAAGGTCGTTCCCGAAGTGCTGTCCATCATGGAAAGCCAGGGATTCATCCTCGGCCCCCGCGTGGAAAAGATGGAGCAGGAGCTCGCCGCCTACACCGGCGCGAAATACGCCGTCGGCGTCTCATCAGGCACCGATGCGCTTCTGCTGTCACTCATGGCGCTGGGCATCGGCACCGGCGATGAAGTCATCACGACGCCGTACAGCTTTTTCGCGACCGCCGGTGCGATCGCCCGCGTCGGAGCCCGGGCCGTCTTCGTCGACATCGAGCCCGACACGTACAACATCGATGCGTCGAAGATCGCCGCCGCCATCACGCCGCGCACGAAGGCGATTCTCCCGGTTCACCTGTTCGGCCAGTGCGCCGACATGGACGCGATCATGAGCGTCGCCCGCCAGCACAAGCTGCCGGTCATCGAGGACGCCTGCCAGTCGATCGGCTCCAGCTTCAATGACAAGCAGGCGGGAACCATCGGGGATTTCGGCTGTTTCAGCTTCTTCCCGAGCAAGAATCTCGGCTGTTTCGGCGACGGCGGCCTTGTCACGACCAACGACGAGCAGCTGTACCAGCATGTCAAGAAGCTGCGCGTGCACGGCGGCGAGCGCCAGTATCACCACCTGGAAGTCGGCATCAACGGCCGTCTCGACGCCCTTCAGGCAGCCGTCATCTCGGTCAAGCTGCCTCACCTTGCCGCCTGGACCGAAGGCCGAAGAAAGAATGCCGCCCGCTATAACGAACTGCTCGCCGGCAACAAGACCGTCCGCACCCCGGTCGCCAAGCCGGGCCGCTACCATATCTACAATCAGTATGTCATCAGCGTCGAGCGACGCGACGAGCTGAAGCAGTTCCTCACCGAGAAAGAAATCGGCTGCGCCGTGTATTACCCGCTCAGCCTCCACGAGCAGGAGTGCTTCAAATCGCTCGGCTACAAACACGGCGACTTCCCCAACTCGGAAGCGGCAGCACAGCACACCCTCGCGCTTCCCGTGTATTCGGAGCTTCCAGACGGAGCGGTCGAGTATGTCGCATCCGCGATAAACGAGTTCACGAAGCGCTGA
- a CDS encoding DUF192 domain-containing protein, protein MSSYRVTRANGELLADRARYADTFISRLRGLMFTSPLQPGEGLLIEPCTSIHMMFMGYPIDAIFLDKDNQVVACYDVLAPWWGVSGWHRNAVKVLELPAGVREKQGVQAGERLIIEPA, encoded by the coding sequence TTGTCATCGTATCGTGTCACCAGGGCGAACGGCGAACTGCTGGCCGACCGGGCCAGATATGCCGATACCTTCATCAGCCGTCTGCGAGGTCTGATGTTCACGTCGCCCCTCCAGCCGGGGGAAGGATTGCTGATCGAACCATGCACGTCGATTCACATGATGTTCATGGGGTACCCGATCGATGCGATTTTTCTCGACAAGGACAACCAAGTCGTGGCATGCTATGATGTTTTGGCTCCCTGGTGGGGAGTTTCGGGCTGGCACCGCAACGCGGTAAAAGTGCTGGAACTGCCCGCAGGAGTGCGCGAAAAACAAGGGGTACAAGCCGGTGAGAGGCTCATCATCGAGCCGGCATAG
- a CDS encoding type II secretion system F family protein, which produces MQLIFIVVAGFTALLFTLLLFSLFGSAPGEDVRARMEQYLVESEMIAKQYTPPDEDDEKRDRGSEDGEDDWVKETRGDEQGIKKLLGNVGFVLTPKGMAARIADKLAKAGVPLKANEFVSVVFLATIIPAIFGTLITQNPIMGLGLGVIGFFVPNLWVTIMKSQRSAAFGNQIQDALIMIANGLKAGYSLLQAMEMVAREAPPPMSIELRRVLKENSLGLNLEDALRGLNMRVENEDWDLVTTVVLIQRQVGGNLAEILDKIGATIRQRQKIKGDIQTKTAQAKVSGFIVGALPVGMGLMIYIVNPGFMTKLFTFKQGWYRGWFLLVFGIIWEIIGMMIIMKIVDIEV; this is translated from the coding sequence GTGCAACTGATTTTCATCGTTGTAGCCGGTTTTACGGCGTTGCTGTTTACCCTCCTGCTGTTTTCCCTGTTCGGTTCGGCCCCCGGGGAAGACGTTCGCGCGCGTATGGAGCAGTATCTCGTCGAATCCGAGATGATTGCCAAGCAGTACACCCCTCCCGACGAAGATGATGAAAAGCGTGACAGAGGCTCGGAAGACGGGGAAGACGATTGGGTCAAAGAAACCCGCGGGGATGAGCAGGGCATAAAAAAACTCCTCGGGAACGTCGGCTTCGTGCTCACGCCGAAAGGCATGGCGGCTCGAATCGCCGATAAGCTCGCAAAAGCCGGCGTTCCGCTGAAAGCCAACGAATTCGTCTCGGTCGTCTTTCTCGCCACGATCATACCGGCGATTTTCGGAACGCTCATCACGCAAAATCCCATTATGGGGCTTGGATTGGGCGTCATCGGATTTTTCGTGCCCAATCTCTGGGTCACGATCATGAAATCCCAGCGCTCCGCCGCGTTCGGGAACCAGATCCAGGACGCGCTGATCATGATCGCGAACGGCCTGAAAGCGGGCTATTCGCTTCTGCAGGCGATGGAAATGGTCGCCCGCGAGGCTCCGCCCCCGATGTCCATCGAGTTGAGGCGGGTCCTGAAAGAAAACAGCCTCGGTCTGAACCTCGAAGACGCCCTTCGCGGACTGAACATGCGCGTCGAGAACGAAGACTGGGATCTCGTCACGACCGTCGTGCTCATTCAGCGCCAGGTCGGCGGCAACCTCGCCGAAATTCTCGACAAAATCGGGGCAACGATCAGGCAGCGCCAGAAAATCAAGGGCGACATCCAGACGAAAACCGCGCAGGCCAAGGTCTCCGGCTTCATCGTCGGTGCGCTCCCCGTCGGCATGGGGCTCATGATTTACATCGTGAATCCCGGCTTCATGACGAAACTGTTCACGTTCAAACAGGGCTGGTACAGAGGCTGGTTCCTGCTTGTCTTCGGCATCATCTGGGAAATCATCGGCATGATGATCATCATGAAGATCGTCGACATCGAAGTGTGA
- a CDS encoding CpaF family protein yields MGGLLSRLNEEKKSVEKSGILESAVTREITGFERLKEKVHTRLIDDMPQAIMTETNQEKKRGMLRDRITQVTTEEGSKLNISLSPREMESMTQVLLDDMIGFGPIQKLLDDDDISEVMVNGPYQIYFEKKGKLTLSEIKFKDNDHVMRIIERIVAPIGRRIDESVPYVDARLPDGSRVNAIIPPLALNGPTITIRKFKKEALGIADLVRFGTLTDDMAKFLEACIKVRLNCVVSGGTGSGKTTTLNILSSFIPEDERIITCEDAAELQLRQPHVVRLETRPANIEGKGAVPMRELIKNTLRMRPERVIVGECRGGEALDMLQAMNTGHDGSLTTGHANTPRDMLARLETMVLMAGMDLPVRAIREQIASAVHLIIQQSRLKDGSRKITYLTEIQGMEGDKIVMQDIFRFEQSGVDEKGKIIGRLKATGIRPKFATKFEEAGIHLPPNIFTDSAKGW; encoded by the coding sequence ATGGGTGGTTTACTTTCTCGTCTGAATGAGGAAAAGAAGTCCGTAGAAAAATCCGGCATCCTCGAATCTGCGGTAACCCGCGAAATCACCGGTTTTGAGAGGCTCAAGGAAAAGGTTCACACGCGGCTGATCGACGACATGCCCCAGGCGATCATGACCGAGACGAACCAGGAAAAGAAGCGCGGCATGCTCCGCGACCGCATCACCCAGGTCACGACCGAGGAAGGGAGCAAGCTGAACATCTCTCTCTCGCCCCGTGAAATGGAGTCGATGACGCAGGTTCTGCTGGACGACATGATCGGGTTCGGCCCGATCCAGAAGCTGCTCGACGATGACGACATTTCCGAAGTCATGGTCAATGGCCCCTACCAGATTTACTTCGAAAAGAAAGGGAAGCTGACCCTTTCCGAGATCAAGTTCAAGGACAACGATCACGTCATGCGCATCATCGAACGCATCGTCGCGCCGATCGGCCGCCGCATCGACGAATCGGTTCCGTACGTCGACGCGCGTCTTCCCGACGGCTCCCGCGTGAACGCGATCATTCCGCCTCTCGCGCTGAACGGGCCGACGATCACGATTCGAAAGTTCAAGAAGGAAGCCCTCGGAATCGCCGATCTGGTGCGTTTCGGCACACTGACGGACGACATGGCGAAGTTTCTCGAGGCCTGCATCAAGGTTCGCCTCAACTGCGTCGTTTCGGGCGGCACGGGCTCCGGAAAGACGACCACGCTGAACATCCTGAGTTCCTTCATTCCGGAAGACGAGCGCATCATCACGTGCGAAGACGCGGCCGAACTCCAGCTGCGCCAACCGCATGTCGTGCGTCTCGAAACGCGTCCGGCAAATATCGAAGGAAAGGGCGCCGTTCCGATGCGCGAGCTCATCAAGAACACGCTTCGCATGCGCCCCGAGCGGGTCATCGTCGGCGAATGCCGCGGCGGCGAAGCCCTCGACATGCTCCAGGCCATGAACACCGGCCACGACGGCTCTCTGACCACGGGACACGCAAACACGCCTCGCGACATGCTCGCCCGTCTCGAAACGATGGTTCTGATGGCCGGCATGGATCTTCCGGTTCGCGCCATCCGCGAGCAGATCGCCTCGGCCGTTCACCTGATCATCCAGCAGTCCCGTCTCAAGGACGGTTCGCGCAAGATCACGTATCTGACCGAGATCCAGGGCATGGAAGGCGACAAGATCGTCATGCAGGACATCTTCCGGTTCGAGCAGTCAGGTGTCGATGAAAAAGGGAAGATCATCGGCCGCCTGAAGGCAACCGGCATCAGACCGAAATTCGCAACCAAATTCGAAGAAGCTGGAATCCATCTGCCGCCGAACATCTTCACCGACTCCGCCAAAGGATGGTGA
- a CDS encoding A24 family peptidase, giving the protein MFEFAIPQPPDLWMRLIALAGAAAGMITDMRRGKIYNWLTFPMILAGWLANAWWYGWSGLGYSFLATLVGIALYMGPAMIGVIGMGDVKLLGGLAALAGTKFVIGTFLYSCILGIPHAIIIQRLNFGKDALPMLLASIQSGAFRDKTIHNTAGQTGFRFYLGIDIFLGALLATFVELPLRW; this is encoded by the coding sequence TTGTTCGAGTTCGCCATTCCCCAGCCTCCGGATCTCTGGATGCGCCTGATCGCACTCGCGGGCGCCGCCGCCGGCATGATCACCGACATGCGTCGGGGCAAGATCTACAACTGGCTGACCTTTCCCATGATTCTGGCCGGCTGGCTGGCAAACGCCTGGTGGTATGGCTGGTCCGGCCTCGGATACAGTTTTCTCGCGACTCTCGTCGGCATCGCGCTGTATATGGGGCCGGCCATGATCGGCGTCATCGGCATGGGGGACGTGAAACTCCTCGGCGGGCTCGCGGCGCTGGCCGGAACGAAGTTCGTCATCGGCACGTTTCTGTATTCCTGCATTCTCGGGATCCCGCATGCAATCATCATCCAGAGGCTGAACTTCGGGAAGGATGCGTTGCCCATGCTGCTGGCGAGCATTCAGAGCGGGGCGTTCCGCGACAAAACGATTCACAACACGGCCGGACAGACCGGATTCAGGTTCTATCTCGGGATAGATATTTTCCTGGGTGCCCTGCTCGCGACGTTCGTGGAACTCCCCCTGCGCTGGTGA
- a CDS encoding type II secretion system F family protein — protein MNTLFMIIGAVAVFLVILLLFPSGSQSDIQNRLAQLDGGVSTSEAVAIKDEELNKPFVDRVIRPFLANLAGKRDPKEIRQIQRGSLRKMLAQAGYPGGLTVGEFMVIQNLFRVILPSVMIAFGFVVQMQPGQIGLFAFVGIGLGTLLPRMYLQNKIATRLHGITRQLPDVLDLLTVAVEAGLGFDAACDKVVEKMRGPIPDEFSLTLRQIRMGQSRRDAFKDMSERVNHQDLSAFVSAIIQADQLGVSIGQVLRIQSDQLREKRRQRAEEEAAKAPVKMMIPLVFFIFPNVGIVIMGPAAYQIIEEMGKSTMKTGE, from the coding sequence ATGAACACCCTGTTTATGATCATCGGTGCCGTCGCCGTCTTCCTCGTCATTCTCCTGCTGTTCCCGTCGGGTTCGCAGTCTGACATCCAGAACCGCCTCGCACAGCTCGACGGCGGCGTGAGCACGAGCGAAGCGGTGGCGATCAAGGACGAGGAGCTGAACAAGCCGTTCGTGGATCGCGTCATCAGGCCATTCCTGGCAAACCTCGCCGGGAAACGCGATCCGAAGGAAATCCGGCAGATCCAGCGCGGCTCGCTCCGCAAAATGCTGGCCCAGGCCGGATATCCGGGCGGTCTGACGGTCGGCGAGTTCATGGTCATTCAGAACCTGTTCCGAGTCATTCTGCCCTCGGTCATGATCGCCTTCGGCTTCGTCGTTCAGATGCAGCCAGGCCAGATAGGACTGTTCGCGTTCGTTGGAATCGGCCTCGGGACACTGCTTCCGCGCATGTATCTCCAGAACAAGATCGCGACCCGCCTGCATGGAATCACCCGCCAGCTCCCGGACGTCCTCGACCTTCTGACCGTTGCGGTCGAAGCAGGACTCGGCTTCGATGCCGCCTGCGACAAGGTCGTCGAGAAGATGCGCGGCCCGATTCCCGACGAATTCAGCCTGACCCTCAGACAGATCCGGATGGGCCAGTCACGGCGTGACGCCTTCAAGGATATGTCTGAACGCGTCAACCACCAGGATCTCTCGGCGTTCGTTTCGGCCATCATCCAGGCGGATCAGCTCGGTGTCTCAATCGGTCAGGTTCTGCGCATCCAGTCCGACCAGCTTCGCGAGAAGCGGCGGCAGCGCGCCGAGGAAGAGGCGGCAAAAGCACCGGTCAAGATGATGATTCCCCTGGTTTTCTTCATTTTCCCGAATGTCGGTATCGTCATCATGGGCCCCGCCGCCTATCAGATCATCGAGGAAATGGGAAAGAGTACCATGAAAACCGGTGAATGA
- a CDS encoding polysaccharide biosynthesis tyrosine autokinase yields MAQENLFEGILRSLDRHRGAAVMIVAATLLVTALVSRVFPTVYESKSLLRVMTSELRPGDSPAAAMNGILSQKDVIGEVLQTCGLDLGKSEPRYAPFTLEDAGQGLVKLTVRDPNPAELPALGDAVIKMLSERFLGYSNETNLFEIEMLEKKKNVLKEKLEEARRGTADALPSPLFENEALALDEEIQRVGTKLQEDRKRLQTLPRIRVVPSSRTDNALAEVRDTLAEARAELARLLETYREKHPKVVAANEFISELQARQRKLASQRDRKEPNPEYDTLQQEIEANTAKLEELKKRWFEANRTPPEPTLANPFGGRAPVLASSASTSRIRSLETLYADVTMRLEELQIKQSTAVGRIQVLRKDIDAPKPIGLSLLQRELAAMLGGTLLAVFLLYTPVPMKAEFVGAPTPVFVSAPGYEARPSTHLLQMSPLSSTRLALPVPDSVHHASYDERLIVLNEPDSRRLEPYRTLVSNLQIALADNATRIIQVCSSRSGMGRSTLTANLAILFAQANYSVVLIDANFRRPVLHRIFDTDNHTGLSTALCGQSSANIVKPTMLKNLGLITAGPIPPHPVELLGSVSMIELLDTLKRRVELVLIDTPALLEYPDAGILAEQAGGVVFLHREGEPEADIKASQDFLKNIRATVLGYVTT; encoded by the coding sequence ATGGCGCAGGAGAACCTGTTCGAAGGCATCCTCCGCAGCCTCGACCGACATCGGGGAGCGGCCGTCATGATCGTGGCCGCGACGCTACTCGTCACGGCGCTCGTCAGCCGCGTCTTCCCGACCGTTTACGAGAGCAAATCCCTTCTCAGAGTCATGACGAGCGAGCTGCGTCCCGGCGACAGCCCGGCCGCGGCGATGAACGGCATCCTGTCTCAGAAGGACGTGATCGGAGAAGTCCTGCAGACCTGTGGTCTCGATCTCGGAAAGTCGGAGCCGCGCTACGCGCCCTTCACGCTGGAAGACGCCGGCCAGGGGCTCGTGAAACTCACCGTTCGCGACCCGAATCCGGCGGAACTGCCCGCGCTCGGCGATGCCGTCATCAAGATGCTTTCCGAGCGGTTCCTCGGGTATTCGAACGAGACGAACCTGTTCGAGATCGAGATGCTCGAAAAAAAGAAGAACGTGCTCAAAGAGAAACTCGAGGAAGCGCGCCGAGGCACGGCGGATGCGCTGCCGTCGCCCCTGTTCGAAAACGAGGCGCTCGCCCTCGACGAGGAGATCCAGCGCGTCGGCACGAAACTGCAGGAGGACAGAAAGCGCCTGCAGACCCTTCCCCGCATTCGCGTCGTCCCGTCGTCACGCACCGACAACGCTTTGGCGGAAGTGCGCGACACGCTCGCGGAGGCTCGCGCGGAACTTGCGCGCCTGCTCGAAACCTATCGCGAGAAGCACCCCAAGGTGGTTGCGGCGAACGAGTTCATCTCCGAACTCCAGGCCCGTCAGCGCAAACTCGCTTCGCAGCGTGACAGAAAAGAACCGAACCCCGAGTATGACACCCTCCAGCAGGAAATCGAGGCAAACACCGCCAAGCTGGAAGAGTTGAAAAAGCGTTGGTTCGAAGCCAACCGCACGCCGCCGGAGCCGACACTGGCGAACCCCTTCGGCGGCCGCGCTCCCGTCCTCGCCTCGTCGGCCAGCACCTCCCGCATCAGGTCACTCGAAACGCTCTACGCCGACGTCACGATGCGGCTTGAAGAGCTGCAGATCAAGCAGTCGACCGCGGTCGGACGGATCCAGGTTCTCCGCAAGGACATCGATGCACCGAAACCGATCGGTCTTTCCCTGCTCCAGCGCGAACTCGCGGCAATGCTGGGCGGAACGCTTCTCGCCGTTTTTCTGCTCTACACGCCGGTTCCGATGAAGGCGGAGTTCGTGGGCGCGCCCACCCCGGTCTTCGTCTCAGCCCCCGGCTACGAGGCCAGGCCGTCCACTCACCTTCTCCAGATGTCTCCGCTCTCGTCGACGCGTCTCGCGCTGCCGGTGCCCGACTCGGTCCATCACGCCAGCTACGACGAGCGGCTGATCGTTCTCAACGAGCCGGATTCGAGGCGGCTCGAGCCGTATCGAACCCTCGTGTCGAACCTCCAGATCGCACTCGCCGACAACGCCACCCGCATCATCCAGGTCTGCTCTTCCCGCTCGGGAATGGGGCGAAGCACGCTGACGGCGAATCTCGCCATTCTGTTCGCCCAGGCGAACTACTCGGTTGTCCTGATCGACGCGAACTTCCGGCGGCCCGTCCTTCACCGCATCTTCGACACCGACAACCACACCGGGCTGAGCACGGCCCTCTGCGGCCAGTCGTCGGCAAACATCGTCAAGCCGACGATGCTCAAGAACCTCGGCCTGATCACGGCCGGCCCGATCCCGCCGCACCCGGTCGAACTTCTGGGCTCGGTTTCGATGATCGAACTGCTGGACACCCTCAAGCGAAGGGTCGAGCTGGTCCTCATCGACACCCCGGCTCTTCTCGAATATCCGGACGCCGGCATTCTCGCCGAGCAGGCGGGCGGTGTCGTGTTTCTGCACCGCGAAGGCGAGCCCGAAGCGGACATCAAGGCAAGCCAGGATTTCCTGAAAAACATCCGAGCCACCGTTCTCGGCTACGTCACGACCTGA
- a CDS encoding TadE/TadG family type IV pilus assembly protein: MRYQKRGQSFVEFVIICPLVILLFIGGIVDFGFAFYNIIALQQIANATAKWAAESNGTTGRSPSEIETYATSKKPAWWNTSFKVQSTPDVTMPTGGKAVRVTLSYESPLYTPFYSTLTTGISGKPVIPLSVAALYQKPVAVFTR, from the coding sequence ATGAGGTATCAGAAGCGAGGTCAGTCCTTTGTTGAATTCGTAATCATATGCCCTCTGGTTATTCTTCTGTTCATTGGGGGGATCGTTGATTTTGGCTTCGCGTTTTACAACATCATCGCCCTTCAGCAAATTGCAAATGCCACGGCAAAATGGGCTGCCGAAAGTAACGGAACGACGGGAAGATCTCCCTCCGAGATCGAAACCTATGCAACCTCAAAAAAACCAGCATGGTGGAACACCTCATTCAAAGTCCAGTCGACCCCTGATGTCACCATGCCAACCGGAGGGAAGGCAGTGAGAGTGACCCTTTCTTACGAATCGCCGTTGTATACTCCATTCTATTCCACGCTCACGACGGGTATTTCCGGCAAACCGGTCATTCCTCTGAGTGTCGCTGCTTTATATCAGAAGCCAGTGGCTGTATTCACGCGTTAA
- a CDS encoding RidA family protein encodes MSRQVVSTDKAPAAIGPYSQAIKAGGFVFTSGQIPIAPASGKIEASDITGQTEQVMKNLEAVLAAAGTGFTKVVKTTIFLVDLAHFATVNEIYGKHFPKEPPVRSCIQVSKLPKDSLVEIEMVALV; translated from the coding sequence ATGTCACGACAGGTTGTTTCCACGGACAAGGCGCCGGCGGCGATCGGGCCGTATTCGCAGGCCATCAAGGCGGGCGGCTTCGTGTTCACCTCGGGCCAGATCCCGATCGCCCCGGCCTCGGGAAAAATTGAGGCGTCCGACATCACCGGCCAGACCGAACAGGTCATGAAAAATCTCGAGGCCGTTCTCGCTGCCGCCGGTACCGGTTTTACGAAGGTCGTCAAAACCACCATCTTCCTCGTCGACCTCGCCCACTTCGCCACCGTCAACGAGATCTACGGCAAACACTTCCCGAAAGAGCCGCCCGTCCGCTCTTGCATTCAGGTTTCGAAGCTGCCCAAAGACTCCCTCGTCGAAATCGAGATGGTGGCTCTTGTCTGA
- a CDS encoding TadE/TadG family type IV pilus assembly protein: MNSRLRTGQATLELALVLPLFLFLVFAIVDFGRILHTWSCINLQCVEAAREGSKRLNQLVARNVFTSTTHPALPQVEAAFDAHRSPAINPANYCNPTIPTLPQPEYSGVGDASREITVRVGCRIEMLTPFIGNIFQAITGKPEVIVWASATEAKE, from the coding sequence ATGAACAGCCGATTGCGAACCGGACAGGCTACGCTCGAACTAGCGCTTGTATTGCCGCTTTTCCTTTTCCTTGTGTTTGCTATTGTCGATTTTGGTCGCATTCTCCATACATGGTCGTGCATCAATCTCCAATGCGTGGAAGCGGCACGTGAAGGCTCGAAGCGACTGAATCAACTGGTTGCACGAAACGTTTTCACCAGCACGACCCATCCTGCTCTTCCACAGGTAGAGGCGGCCTTCGATGCTCATCGATCTCCAGCCATCAATCCGGCCAACTACTGCAATCCTACCATTCCGACCCTTCCCCAACCTGAGTATTCAGGAGTTGGAGATGCATCGCGAGAAATCACAGTCCGTGTCGGATGCCGGATTGAGATGCTCACTCCTTTCATTGGGAATATTTTTCAAGCCATAACCGGCAAACCTGAAGTGATCGTTTGGGCGTCTGCCACCGAGGCAAAGGAATAA